A window of the Gossypium hirsutum isolate 1008001.06 chromosome A03, Gossypium_hirsutum_v2.1, whole genome shotgun sequence genome harbors these coding sequences:
- the LOC107887305 gene encoding uncharacterized protein: MGSACCVAARERTLPKRTGVETLHRNATCSPSWSFRWDSQRCVADEIEEPSYQVSNRASRNVSMERKGTLGSGRRNISDQRNALEIENYEIPTCQKFPIREDMGRNMMTPSSDISRASNYSFEVKNLAESPDIVDSSAPKLSFCTPSPLSPPNTKTLFGHIPSNSTPSRWARHSPGHRLLRQVSDSRILGPKSPNNYSMSEGRSSFVLSTCSNDLTAGSHGGSSDGWSMRTFSELVASSQRERWSFDSEHFGSGDGKISGCSSRFSYSPSIGMRTCGACSKLLAERSSCSCNEISVVAVLVCGHVYHTECLETMTPEADRYDPACPICMGGEKQVSKISRKALKAELELMAKHLKLFKNRVKDSFAEGDCNDFNHQQNAKREGKAPKLEPSSSRRSSLAKPFLKRHFSVGSKWGRSVSENDSARKKGFWARHRKD; this comes from the exons ATGGGGTCAGCTTGTTGTGTAGCTGCAAGGGAAAGGACCCTTCCAAAGAGAACTGGAGTTGAGACTTTGCATAGAAATGCAACATGTTCACCATCATGGAGCTTCCGATGGGATAGTCAAAGGTGCGTAGCTGATGAAATTGAAGAGCCTTCTTATCAGGTGTCGAATAGAGCTAGCAGAAATGTTAGCATGGAGAGAAAAGGGACATTAGGTTCTGGTAGGCGTAATATTTCTGATCAAAGAAATGCACTTGAGATTGAGAACTATGAAATACCCACTTGTCAAAAATTCCCTATCCGTGAAGATATGGGTAGGAATATGATGACCCCCTCTTCAG ACATATCTAGGGCAAGCAATTATTCCTTTGAG GTGAAGAATTTGGCAGAATCACCGGATATTGTGGATTCATCTGCACCAAAGCTTTCATTTTGTACACCTTCACCACTCTCACCACCAAATACAAAAACTTTGTTTGGCCATATTCCTTCCAACTCAACCCCATCTAGATGGGCTCGCCATTCACCTGGGCACCGGCTACTGAGGCAGGTCTCTGATAGTCGAATTCTGGGACCGAAATCACCAAATAATTATTCAATGTCTGAAGGAAGGTCATCTTTTGTGCTCTCCACATGTAGCAATGACTTGACAGCTGGATCTCATGGTGGCTCTTCTGATGGCTGGTCTATGCGCACTTTTTCAGAGCTTGTGGCCTCTTCTCAAAGAGAAAGGTGGTCTTTTGATAGTGAACACTTTGGTTCTGGTGATGGCAAGATAAGTGGATGTAGCAGCAGGTTCTCGTATTCTCCATCCATAGGTATGCGAACTTGTGGGGCTTGCTCAAAGCTTTTGGCTGAGAGATCTTCGTGTAGCTGCAATGAAATTTCAGTGGTAGCTGTACTTGTATGTGGACATGTTTATCATACTGAATGCTTGGAAACTATGACGCCAGAGGCTGACAGATATGACCCAGCCTGCCCAATATGTATGGGTGGAGAAAAGCAGGTCTCAAAGATATCCAGAAAAGCTTTGAAAGCTGAACTGGAGTTGATGGCTAAACATCTTAAGTTATTCAAGAATAGAGTTAAAGATAGTTTTGCGGAAGGTGATTGTAATGATTTTAACCATCAACAAAATGCCAAGCGAGAAGGAAAAGCTCCAAAGTTAGAACCCAGTTCAAGCCGGAGAAGCTCCTTGGCAAAGCCTTTCTTGAAGCGCCACTTCTCAGTTGGGTCTAAGTGGGGCAGATCAGTATCAGAAAATGATTCTGCCAGAAAGAAAGGGTTTTGGGCAAGACATAGGAAAGATTGA
- the LOC107887899 gene encoding 26S proteasome regulatory subunit S10B homolog B: protein MSDGEDAVRRRNAIAEYRKKLLQHKEYESRVRAGRENLRAAKKEFNKTEDDLKSLQSVGQIIGEVLRPLDNERLIVKASSGPRYVVGCRSKVDKEKLTSGTRVVLDMTTLTIMRALPREVDPVVYNMLHEDPGNVSYSAVGGLSDQIRELRESIELPLMNPELFLRVGIKPPKGVLLYGPPGTGKTLLARAIASNIDANFLKVVSSAIIDKYIGESARLIREMFGYARDHQPCIIFMDEIDAIGGRRFSEGTSADREIQRTLMELLNQLDGFDQLGKVKMIMATNRPDVLDPALLRPGRLDRKIEIPLPNEQSRMEILKIHAAGIAKHGEIDYEAVVKLAEGFNGADLRNVCTEAGMSAIRAERDYVIHEDFMKAVRKLNEAKKLESSAHYSTDFGKE from the exons GGTTCGCGCAG GTAGGGAGAATCTGAGAGCTGCTAAGAAGGAGTTTAACAAAACTGAAGACGATTTGAAGTCTCTTCAGAGTGTTGGACAGATCATTGGAGAAGTTCTCAGGCCTCTTGACAATGAGCGCC TGATTGTTAAAGCAAGCAGTGGCCCTCGCTATGTGGTTGGTTGCCGCAGCAAAGTTGACAAGGAGAAACTGACTTCTGGAACTAGAGTGGTCCTTGACATGACAACGCTTACAATCATGCGGGCTCTTCCACGTGAA GTTGATCCAGTTGTTTACAACATGCTACATGAAGATCCTGGTAACGTTAGCTATTCTGCTGTTGGTGGTTTATCTGATCAAATTCGAGAACTTAGGGAATCAATTGAGCTCCCTCTAATGAACCCCGAGCTTTTCCTTAGAGTTGGGATTAAACCTCCCAAG GGTGTCCTCCTTTATGGACCTCCTGGTACTGGCAAGACATTATTAGCCAGAGCAATAGCAAGCAATATTGATGCTAACTTTTTAAAG GTCGTTTCAAGTGCAATAATTGACAAATACATTGGAGAAAGTGCGAGGCTGATAAGAGAAATGTTTGGATATGCTCGTGATCACCAA CCTTGCATCATCTTTATGGATGAGATTGATGCAATCGGTGGACGCCGTTTTAGTGAAGGAACAAGCGCTGACCGTGAAATACAGAGAACTCTGATGGAGTTACTTAATCAGCTTGATGGATTTGATCAGCTTGGAAAG GTTAAAATGATCATGGCTACAAACCGACCTGATGTACTTGACCCTGCACTTCTTCGTCCTGGGCGGCTAGATAGAAAAATAGAAATTCCATTGCCAAATGAACAATCGAGAATGGAAATCCTCAAGATCCATGCTGCTGGCATTGCCAAGCATGGTGAAATTGACTATGAAGCTGTTGTTAAACTTGCTGAG ggttttaatggTGCTGATCTACGAAATGTTTGCACGGAGGCCGGAATGTCAGCGATTCGTGCAGAACGTGATTATGTAATCCATGAAGATTTCATGAAG GCAGTAAGAAAGTTGAACGAAGCCAAGAAACTGGAATCTAGTGCACACTACAGTACTGATTTTGGGAAAGAGTAG